From the genome of Candidatus Methylopumilus turicensis, one region includes:
- the rodA gene encoding rod shape-determining protein RodA, with translation MISQIAERLKKYIDPFLMGCILFSCVVGLFVLYSASGGSFDRVGSQLLNILAALTIMWLAANTSPHYLERIALPLFILGLLMLVGVALFGEISHGARRWLNLGIGRIQPSELMKIAAPMMLAWYFSRREQSLRWLDYGVAALLLVVPVGLIMKQPDLGTALIVTAAGFYVLFLAGLSWKILAGGAVSVAVMAPIFWSMLHDYQRRRIEILFDPYQDPLGAGYHTIQASIALGSGGLAGKGWMEGTQSQLDFLPERTTDFIFAVFGEEFGFLGNVLLLILFMLLIGRGLVISSQAQNTFTRLLAGSITLTFFTYVFVNIGMVSGILPVVGVPLPFVSYGGTSLVTILLGFGILMSIHTHKTLMSTS, from the coding sequence ATGATTAGTCAAATTGCTGAGCGATTGAAAAAGTATATCGATCCATTTTTAATGGGTTGTATTCTTTTTAGCTGTGTTGTTGGGCTGTTTGTTTTATATAGTGCATCGGGAGGCAGTTTTGATCGCGTTGGTTCTCAGCTGCTCAACATTCTGGCTGCATTAACGATCATGTGGCTTGCCGCGAATACTTCGCCTCATTATTTAGAGCGAATTGCATTGCCACTTTTTATCCTCGGATTATTAATGCTAGTCGGCGTGGCGTTGTTTGGTGAAATTAGTCATGGCGCAAGACGTTGGCTCAACTTAGGCATCGGTAGGATTCAACCCTCAGAACTGATGAAGATAGCGGCGCCGATGATGTTGGCTTGGTATTTTTCAAGGCGTGAGCAAAGTTTACGCTGGTTAGATTACGGTGTGGCTGCATTACTCTTGGTGGTGCCTGTTGGCTTGATTATGAAACAACCTGATTTGGGCACCGCCTTGATTGTCACTGCGGCTGGCTTTTATGTTTTATTCTTAGCTGGATTAAGTTGGAAAATATTGGCTGGAGGCGCAGTTTCAGTGGCCGTCATGGCCCCTATTTTTTGGTCGATGCTACACGACTATCAGCGCAGAAGAATTGAGATTTTGTTCGACCCTTATCAAGACCCATTAGGCGCTGGGTACCACACCATTCAGGCTAGTATTGCATTAGGCTCAGGTGGTTTAGCCGGTAAAGGTTGGATGGAAGGAACACAATCACAACTTGATTTCTTACCAGAACGCACGACGGACTTTATTTTTGCGGTGTTTGGTGAGGAGTTTGGATTTTTGGGTAACGTCTTGTTACTGATTTTGTTCATGCTACTTATTGGCCGTGGATTAGTGATTTCGTCACAAGCTCAAAATACGTTTACGCGTTTATTGGCGGGCAGTATTACGCTGACATTTTTTACCTATGTGTTCGTCAATATTGGCATGGTAAGCGGAATATTGCCTGTCGTCGGTGTGCCCTTGCCTTTTGTCAGTTATGGCGGCACTTCTTTGGTCACGATATTATTGGGCTTTGGTATTCTAATGAGTATTCATACGCATAAAACATTGATGTCGACATCATGA
- a CDS encoding Fic family protein, whose translation MEPLIFEEGEDFFAKCYALDRDSAMLSALIHPTTAKEVSLLVSSMNCYYSNLIEGHNTKPVDIERAMAGDYASTAEKRILQIEAKAHIDAERLLLDCPVPDDALFSQEFIASIHREFYSRLPEDLHVSVSSDGGKQERVLPGQLRTSEVQVGIHYPPQYTALPEFLRRFQSAYMEAWRHRKLPFQRLSLVACSHHRLLWIHPFLDGNGRAARLFAVLVMKAAGIEGIGLWSPSRGLARRVDEYKALLQDADSLRRGDFDGRGNLSLSALQAFAEFYVDVCLDQVQFMTEMFELDKLVKRVENFFSIISATAPIKKEAYRLVVEAIVRGEFSRGEAARITGLGERVARDVLGDLIKRGFLKSDSLKGQVRVGFPTIATGYYFPNLFPAGSLSELTV comes from the coding sequence ATGGAGCCCCTCATTTTTGAGGAGGGTGAGGATTTTTTTGCAAAGTGTTATGCATTAGATCGTGACTCAGCCATGCTCTCTGCACTCATTCATCCAACGACGGCAAAAGAAGTGTCGTTGTTAGTGAGTAGCATGAATTGTTATTACTCTAATTTGATTGAGGGGCATAACACCAAGCCAGTTGATATTGAGCGCGCCATGGCAGGTGATTACGCTAGCACCGCTGAAAAGCGCATACTGCAGATAGAAGCTAAAGCGCATATTGATGCTGAGCGTTTGTTGCTAGATTGTCCTGTGCCGGATGATGCGCTTTTTTCACAAGAATTTATTGCCTCAATTCACCGTGAGTTCTATTCAAGATTGCCAGAGGATTTGCATGTTTCTGTGTCAAGTGACGGCGGCAAACAAGAGCGGGTGTTGCCTGGTCAATTAAGGACATCAGAAGTGCAGGTAGGTATCCATTACCCACCTCAATACACTGCTTTGCCTGAATTCCTGAGGCGTTTTCAGTCAGCCTATATGGAAGCTTGGCGTCACCGGAAATTGCCTTTTCAGCGATTATCGTTGGTAGCTTGTTCGCACCATCGTTTGTTATGGATTCATCCTTTTTTAGATGGGAATGGACGAGCGGCAAGATTGTTTGCCGTGCTGGTGATGAAGGCGGCGGGAATTGAGGGCATTGGGTTGTGGTCTCCTTCCAGAGGATTGGCTAGGCGTGTGGATGAGTATAAGGCGTTGCTTCAGGATGCAGATAGCTTACGTAGAGGTGATTTTGATGGTCGCGGTAATTTGTCGCTGTCTGCTTTGCAGGCGTTTGCCGAGTTTTATGTGGATGTCTGTTTAGATCAAGTGCAATTTATGACGGAAATGTTTGAGTTAGATAAGTTAGTGAAACGCGTAGAAAACTTTTTTTCGATTATCTCAGCCACAGCGCCAATCAAAAAAGAAGCTTATCGATTAGTGGTTGAAGCGATTGTTCGCGGTGAGTTTTCTCGGGGTGAGGCCGCTAGAATTACTGGTTTGGGTGAACGTGTCGCTCGTGATGTCCTTGGTGATTTGATTAAGAGAGGCTTTTTAAAGTCTGATTCTCTTAAGGGCCAAGTTCGCGTTGGCTTCCCGACGATTGCAACGGGATATTACTTTCCCAATCTTTTTCCTGCTGGCTCTTTGTCTGAGCTGACAGTTTAG
- the lipB gene encoding lipoyl(octanoyl) transferase LipB, which produces MSSNIVIRHLGRTEFENTWRAMQDFTTNRAAETPDEIWLTEHSPVYTLGLNRKNVRMPSRDDIPVVNTDRGGKITFHGPGQIIIYFLIDLKRKGINIRQLVSAMENAVIALLKESNVDAAAKADAPGVYVQEKKIASLGLRLKKECCYHGLSLNVDMDLSPFNAIDPCGYQGLEVTQLKSLGVDLTQTEAATKLLKYLIKELGYSISI; this is translated from the coding sequence TTGAGTTCAAATATTGTTATTCGTCATTTAGGGCGTACTGAGTTTGAAAACACTTGGCGCGCCATGCAAGATTTCACCACAAATAGAGCCGCTGAAACGCCAGATGAAATCTGGCTCACCGAACACTCCCCGGTTTATACCTTAGGGTTAAATCGCAAGAATGTTCGCATGCCTTCCCGCGATGATATTCCCGTTGTGAATACGGATAGAGGCGGAAAAATTACCTTTCATGGGCCCGGCCAAATCATCATTTATTTCTTGATCGACCTTAAACGCAAAGGCATTAACATCCGCCAGCTAGTCAGCGCTATGGAAAACGCTGTGATCGCACTTCTGAAGGAATCAAATGTCGATGCTGCTGCTAAAGCCGATGCGCCAGGCGTTTATGTTCAAGAGAAAAAGATTGCATCGCTTGGTTTGCGTTTAAAAAAAGAATGTTGTTATCACGGTTTATCTCTCAATGTAGATATGGATTTGTCACCGTTTAACGCGATCGATCCATGCGGCTATCAAGGCTTAGAAGTCACGCAGTTAAAATCCTTAGGGGTCGATTTAACGCAAACAGAAGCCGCCACAAAACTGCTAAAATACCTGATTAAAGAATTAGGCTATTCCATTTCAATATGA
- the mreD gene encoding rod shape-determining protein MreD, translating to MPNHNRRRVYFSLVAALLLQLLPLSGVLLQIKPDFLLLVLLFWLLRAPSICNIGIAWTAGILMDLVTGDLFGQNALAYALTAFLAVMYQRRLILFTTLQQSVYVLLLLFVNQVILLLLKSFSGSEYFGWTYFVPSFTGIMLWYAVLHSQISTHIMARQQ from the coding sequence ATGCCAAACCATAACCGAAGGCGTGTTTATTTTAGTTTAGTTGCCGCCCTTTTGCTTCAGCTACTCCCTTTGTCCGGGGTCTTGCTTCAAATTAAGCCAGATTTTTTATTGCTGGTGCTGTTATTTTGGCTGCTGCGTGCACCAAGCATTTGTAATATTGGCATTGCTTGGACGGCAGGCATTTTGATGGATTTGGTAACCGGCGATTTGTTTGGTCAAAATGCACTTGCTTATGCTTTAACTGCATTTTTGGCGGTGATGTATCAGCGCCGATTAATCTTATTTACGACATTGCAACAATCGGTTTATGTATTGTTGTTGTTGTTTGTCAATCAAGTCATCTTGCTATTGCTCAAGTCTTTCTCGGGCAGTGAGTATTTTGGTTGGACTTATTTCGTGCCGTCCTTCACCGGTATTATGTTGTGGTATGCCGTGCTTCACTCTCAAATTTCAACGCATATTATGGCGCGTCAGCAATAA
- the mrdA gene encoding penicillin-binding protein 2: MRLRFEVKNHSLEQHHYSARLTVAMVLILLCFAILLGRFAYLQILKYDYFHTLAENNRVSLVPIVPNRGLILDRNGVTLAHNFFVYTLEITPSKAVDVEATINHISQLIEVSAEDRKRFKKLRQESHSFESVPIRTHLNEVEAAKFAAHRYQFPGVEIRSRLFRHYPLGNLGVHMIGYIGRINAADVKVLEQSEDLSNYKGSDHIGKGGIEQYYERQLHGTTGFQQVEIDADGHAIRVLSSTPPVPGDNLVLSIDSKMQDIAEKAFENHRGALVAINPKNGEILSYVSMPTFDPNLFVDGIDADTWKSLNQSLDRPLINRPIRGIYPPGSTFKPFVAMAGLQEAKRKPPFSIGDPGFYTLAGSSHQYRDWKPGGHGQVDMQKAITVSCDTFFYGLALELGIDKLTSFVSHFGFGKKTGVDLAGEIGGLLPTPEWKWRRWKQKWYPGETVIVGIGQGYTLVTPMQLAQATAALANNGIAMKPHLVSSIQKHNGAETHLMPITKLDEIALDTGNIEIVRAGMTAVTQPGGTAASVGAGSSYSIAAKTGTAQVVGIKQGAKYNAGSMDERHRDHALFIAYAPADDPKIAVAVIVENGGHGGSAAGPIARKVMDYYLLGKTPVTPPQDASKKPEASIVEDAPHD, translated from the coding sequence ATGCGCTTGCGTTTCGAAGTAAAAAATCATTCTTTAGAGCAACATCATTACAGCGCGCGCTTGACCGTGGCAATGGTCTTGATATTGCTGTGCTTTGCTATTTTGTTAGGCCGCTTCGCTTATTTGCAGATTTTGAAGTACGACTATTTTCACACGCTTGCAGAAAACAATCGTGTTTCATTGGTTCCAATCGTGCCTAATCGGGGCCTGATTCTTGATCGAAATGGTGTGACCTTAGCGCATAATTTCTTTGTTTACACCTTGGAAATTACCCCATCAAAAGCGGTCGATGTTGAAGCAACCATTAATCATATTAGCCAGTTAATTGAAGTGAGTGCTGAAGACCGAAAGCGTTTTAAAAAGTTACGTCAAGAAAGTCACAGTTTTGAGAGTGTCCCTATTAGAACCCATCTAAACGAAGTAGAAGCCGCTAAATTTGCTGCGCATCGCTATCAGTTTCCTGGTGTAGAAATTCGCTCACGACTTTTTAGGCATTACCCTCTAGGCAATCTTGGTGTGCATATGATTGGCTATATTGGGCGTATTAATGCGGCGGATGTTAAAGTCCTCGAGCAGTCTGAAGACCTCTCTAATTACAAAGGCTCTGACCACATAGGCAAGGGTGGTATTGAGCAATATTACGAACGTCAATTGCATGGCACCACAGGTTTTCAGCAAGTGGAAATTGATGCTGATGGCCATGCGATTCGGGTGTTATCAAGCACACCACCAGTGCCAGGTGATAACTTAGTGTTGTCGATCGACTCTAAGATGCAAGATATCGCCGAAAAAGCGTTTGAAAACCATCGTGGCGCATTAGTGGCAATTAATCCAAAAAATGGTGAAATTTTATCTTATGTGAGTATGCCAACCTTTGACCCAAATCTCTTTGTGGATGGCATTGATGCGGATACCTGGAAATCGCTCAATCAATCCTTGGATCGTCCCCTCATCAACCGTCCTATTCGGGGTATCTATCCACCAGGGTCAACATTTAAGCCTTTTGTTGCAATGGCCGGCTTACAAGAAGCGAAGCGCAAGCCGCCTTTCAGTATAGGTGACCCTGGGTTTTATACATTAGCAGGTAGCTCGCATCAGTATCGTGATTGGAAACCAGGTGGCCATGGTCAAGTGGATATGCAAAAGGCGATTACTGTTTCTTGCGATACATTTTTTTATGGACTCGCGTTAGAGCTGGGTATTGATAAACTCACTTCTTTCGTCAGTCACTTCGGCTTTGGGAAAAAAACAGGTGTAGATTTGGCGGGTGAGATTGGTGGTTTGTTACCAACGCCTGAATGGAAATGGCGTCGTTGGAAACAAAAATGGTATCCAGGTGAAACGGTGATTGTCGGAATTGGCCAAGGCTATACCTTGGTCACGCCAATGCAGCTCGCGCAGGCAACAGCGGCGCTGGCGAATAATGGCATTGCAATGAAGCCGCATTTGGTGAGCAGCATTCAAAAGCATAATGGGGCAGAAACGCATTTAATGCCCATCACAAAGTTGGATGAGATCGCGCTTGATACGGGTAACATTGAAATTGTAAGAGCGGGCATGACGGCGGTGACTCAGCCTGGTGGGACTGCCGCGAGCGTGGGGGCAGGCAGCAGCTATAGTATCGCGGCAAAAACAGGAACCGCTCAGGTCGTGGGTATCAAGCAGGGCGCGAAATATAATGCGGGAAGTATGGATGAGCGTCATCGCGACCATGCTTTATTTATTGCTTACGCCCCTGCTGATGACCCAAAAATTGCTGTGGCAGTGATTGTTGAAAACGGCGGTCATGGTGGTTCAGCAGCGGGCCCTATTGCCCGTAAAGTCATGGATTATTATCTCCTAGGAAAAACGCCCGTCACACCACCACAGGACGCCAGCAAAAAGCCTGAAGCGTCTATTGTCGAGGATGCTCCACATGATTAG
- the mreC gene encoding rod shape-determining protein MreC — MDQQQTPRFFIHGPSPFVRVIVFSTLSLLLMASDSKFNYLTPVRDALTVALKPLQTLANSPFVLYRNIGNYFISKQSLQDEVEVLKKQAIFQSIQVQAIQSLKNENDQLRTLMEAAKVASQPAHLAEIMYTGRDPFTHKVIVNMGSENHVVAGQAVVDSAGIVGQVTRVFPYTSEVTLLTDKSLSIPIQVERNALRAISFGHGRDNVVNLPYLPANVDIQKGDRLVTSGIDGIYPAGLAVAVVDSVKTNASSPFAQIIAKPLAGIQNHRQLLILSSDTENLIAQDIQKTLTLDAQKQLDKKQTSARSGDAKP, encoded by the coding sequence ATGGATCAACAACAAACCCCACGTTTCTTTATACATGGCCCCAGCCCGTTTGTGAGGGTCATTGTATTTTCTACGCTATCACTTTTGCTGATGGCGTCAGATTCAAAATTTAACTACCTCACGCCGGTTAGAGATGCGTTAACAGTGGCGCTTAAGCCTTTGCAAACATTGGCTAACAGCCCATTTGTGTTATATCGCAATATTGGCAACTACTTTATTTCCAAGCAATCCCTCCAAGATGAAGTGGAGGTGCTAAAGAAACAAGCCATTTTTCAATCGATACAAGTTCAGGCAATTCAATCCTTGAAAAATGAAAATGACCAACTACGCACGTTGATGGAGGCTGCTAAGGTAGCCAGCCAGCCAGCGCATCTGGCTGAAATTATGTACACCGGACGAGATCCGTTTACACACAAAGTCATCGTCAATATGGGTAGCGAAAATCATGTGGTTGCTGGTCAAGCGGTAGTTGATAGCGCCGGAATTGTCGGTCAAGTAACAAGAGTGTTTCCCTACACAAGTGAGGTGACGCTGCTCACCGATAAATCTCTCTCTATCCCTATTCAAGTTGAGCGTAACGCTTTGCGCGCTATTTCATTTGGGCATGGTCGCGACAATGTCGTGAATTTGCCTTACTTGCCAGCCAACGTCGATATCCAAAAAGGCGATAGGTTAGTGACTTCAGGGATTGATGGTATTTATCCTGCGGGACTTGCTGTTGCCGTTGTCGATAGTGTTAAAACGAATGCAAGTTCGCCATTCGCACAAATTATTGCCAAGCCATTGGCGGGTATCCAAAATCATCGACAATTGCTAATCCTCTCAAGTGATACTGAGAATTTGATCGCTCAAGATATTCAGAAAACACTCACCTTGGATGCACAAAAGCAGTTAGATAAAAAACAAACCTCGGCAAGGAGCGGCGATGCCAAACCATAA
- the lipA gene encoding lipoyl synthase — protein sequence MTEQANKSAELKRPSKIAGVKETSEQKTARIPIKIVPQAPMRKPEWIRMKVPDSARFQEIKQVLRENKLHTVCEEASCPNIGECFSGGTATFMILGDICTRRCPFCDVSHGKPLAPDVNEPINLARTIAQMHLRYVVITSVDRDDLMDGGAQHFVDCIQAVREQSPEIKIEVLVPDFRGRLETAVEILKIAPPDVMNHNLETVPRLYKEARPGADYQNSLNLLKVFGELHPNVPTKSGLMLGLGETDEEILEVMQDLRNHGVTILTLGQYLQPSQHHLPVVRFVTPERFAEFEQQALAMGFTKAACGPMVRSSYHADTQAGI from the coding sequence ATGACCGAACAAGCGAACAAATCTGCTGAATTAAAACGCCCAAGTAAAATTGCGGGTGTCAAAGAAACCAGCGAGCAAAAAACTGCACGCATTCCAATTAAAATTGTGCCGCAAGCACCGATGCGTAAGCCCGAATGGATACGGATGAAAGTGCCAGATAGCGCGCGCTTTCAAGAAATCAAACAAGTTCTTCGTGAAAACAAACTACACACAGTGTGTGAAGAAGCCTCTTGCCCTAACATTGGCGAATGCTTTAGTGGCGGGACAGCGACCTTTATGATTTTGGGTGATATTTGCACCCGCCGTTGCCCATTCTGCGATGTGTCACATGGCAAACCACTAGCACCTGATGTGAATGAGCCAATCAACCTAGCTCGTACCATTGCTCAAATGCATTTGCGTTACGTGGTGATTACCAGCGTAGATAGAGATGACTTGATGGATGGCGGTGCACAGCACTTTGTTGACTGTATTCAAGCAGTGCGCGAGCAGTCGCCAGAAATTAAAATTGAAGTGCTCGTCCCAGATTTTCGCGGGCGCTTAGAAACGGCAGTTGAGATTCTTAAAATCGCTCCGCCCGATGTCATGAACCATAATCTAGAAACTGTGCCGCGCCTTTATAAAGAAGCGCGTCCAGGTGCCGATTATCAAAACTCACTCAATCTCCTTAAAGTTTTTGGTGAGTTACACCCAAATGTGCCCACTAAATCAGGCCTCATGTTGGGCTTAGGCGAAACGGACGAAGAGATTTTAGAAGTCATGCAGGATTTACGAAACCATGGTGTCACGATCCTAACTTTAGGACAGTATTTACAGCCTAGTCAGCACCACTTGCCGGTGGTGCGGTTTGTGACCCCTGAGCGCTTCGCAGAGTTTGAGCAACAAGCGCTTGCAATGGGTTTTACCAAAGCAGCCTGTGGCCCAATGGTGAGAAGTTCGTACCATGCAGACACGCAGGCTGGCATTTAA
- a CDS encoding YbeD family protein, whose protein sequence is MANQKPEIDKTEETLVEFPCDFLIKVMGETHDDFAATMVKIIQAHAPSFDASKVDMRASSGGRFISLSCNVYVTSKMQLDSIYRALSEHPQVKYVV, encoded by the coding sequence ATGGCAAACCAAAAGCCAGAAATCGATAAAACGGAAGAGACGCTCGTTGAGTTTCCTTGTGACTTTTTAATTAAGGTCATGGGTGAGACGCATGATGATTTTGCCGCGACCATGGTAAAAATCATTCAAGCGCACGCACCTTCCTTTGATGCTTCAAAGGTAGACATGCGTGCGAGTAGTGGCGGCCGTTTCATCAGCTTGAGCTGCAATGTCTATGTCACTTCTAAAATGCAACTAGACAGTATTTATCGTGCGCTTTCCGAACATCCGCAAGTGAAGTACGTCGTGTAA
- a CDS encoding septal ring lytic transglycosylase RlpA family protein — MKLIHIFIPALLTFLLVACGGSPSVKTSEPTKPTEVSKAKKSGGYYLDDGPGENPPANLEATPDAIPRIEPLMVRANKPYSALGNYYTPMTEFQPYKKRGVASWYGKRYHGQKTSIGEVYDMYGMTGAHPILPLPSYVRVTNPENQKTVIVRINDRGPFHSDRLIDLSYAASYKLGLSGKGSGIVDVEAIDARKYVQNTSLSTPPNTAAVDDSTSVKIEPLKSADAPAARNISDAAAKSLNQEKRNPIAMPGSFVQVGAFKSSENAELLARKITGDNLVENMPINNWYNQGIYRVRIGPYANRAMAELAAEKVKKALGLNTYIIDQP; from the coding sequence ATGAAATTGATCCATATTTTCATTCCAGCTTTACTTACCTTTTTACTCGTTGCTTGCGGAGGAAGTCCGTCGGTGAAGACGAGCGAGCCAACCAAGCCAACGGAAGTGAGTAAAGCTAAAAAGTCGGGCGGCTATTATTTAGATGATGGCCCAGGCGAAAATCCGCCAGCCAATCTTGAGGCAACACCTGATGCAATTCCCCGCATTGAGCCATTGATGGTGCGCGCTAACAAACCGTATAGTGCTTTAGGTAATTACTATACGCCGATGACCGAATTTCAGCCTTACAAGAAACGCGGTGTAGCCTCTTGGTATGGAAAGCGATATCACGGTCAAAAAACCTCAATAGGGGAGGTCTATGATATGTATGGCATGACGGGTGCGCATCCTATTTTGCCTTTACCCAGTTATGTTCGCGTCACGAATCCAGAAAATCAAAAAACGGTCATTGTGCGCATTAATGACCGCGGCCCATTTCATAGTGATCGACTGATTGATCTATCTTATGCAGCGTCTTATAAGTTAGGACTGTCTGGAAAGGGGAGTGGGATCGTCGATGTTGAAGCCATTGATGCCAGAAAGTATGTGCAAAACACATCGCTTTCGACGCCACCTAATACTGCTGCGGTGGATGACAGCACAAGCGTTAAAATCGAGCCATTAAAAAGCGCAGATGCGCCAGCGGCTAGGAACATTTCTGATGCTGCAGCTAAATCCCTTAACCAAGAGAAGCGCAATCCAATCGCTATGCCAGGAAGCTTTGTCCAAGTAGGGGCGTTTAAGTCATCTGAAAACGCTGAGCTGTTGGCTAGAAAGATAACGGGCGATAACTTAGTTGAAAATATGCCTATCAATAACTGGTACAATCAAGGCATATACCGCGTCCGTATTGGTCCTTACGCTAATAGAGCGATGGCAGAGCTTGCCGCGGAAAAAGTTAAAAAAGCACTAGGCCTTAACACCTACATTATTGATCAACCCTAA
- a CDS encoding D-alanyl-D-alanine carboxypeptidase family protein codes for MTYFTSFFVLILSLFVGNAYAEVAPAPELAVKAYLLKDFNSNRVLAEQQSQSRVEPASLTKLMTAYLSFKALKNGQLQLDQTLPISEKAWRIEGSKMFVDTTMTVTVDELLHGMIIQSGNDASIALAEGIGGTEAAFATKMNQEAARLGMKNTHFMNATGLPDAQHYTTAYDLSLLATALIQDFPEQYKRLYSVKEYTYNKITQPNRNRLLWLDPNVDGMKTGHTESAGFCLISSAKRGEHRLISVVLGAANDNARATESQKLLNYGYQFFDAHLVYKAGATIATQKVWKGTESKLAATTFQDLYVTLPKGDYARAKAKVISKQPLIAPVAKGQEIGRIQFVIDEKVVDEQKLLAAKEVKVAGIFGRLWDSFMLLFA; via the coding sequence ATGACTTATTTCACCTCATTTTTTGTACTAATCCTAAGTTTATTCGTTGGTAACGCGTATGCAGAAGTTGCTCCAGCCCCAGAATTGGCTGTCAAAGCCTATTTGCTTAAAGACTTTAATAGCAATCGTGTGCTTGCCGAACAGCAGAGTCAAAGCCGTGTTGAGCCCGCTTCACTGACTAAGTTGATGACGGCCTATCTTTCATTCAAAGCCCTAAAAAATGGTCAGTTGCAACTCGATCAAACGCTACCAATTTCTGAAAAAGCCTGGCGTATTGAAGGGTCGAAGATGTTCGTCGACACCACCATGACAGTGACGGTGGATGAGCTATTGCATGGCATGATTATTCAGTCTGGAAATGACGCATCAATCGCGTTGGCTGAAGGTATCGGCGGAACTGAAGCCGCGTTTGCAACAAAAATGAACCAAGAGGCTGCGCGCCTTGGCATGAAGAACACCCATTTTATGAATGCGACGGGTTTGCCAGATGCGCAACATTACACAACGGCATACGATCTATCATTGCTCGCAACGGCCCTCATACAAGACTTCCCAGAGCAATATAAACGCCTGTATTCCGTTAAAGAATATACCTACAATAAAATCACGCAACCAAATCGCAATCGCTTATTGTGGCTTGACCCAAATGTGGATGGGATGAAAACTGGCCATACTGAATCAGCTGGTTTTTGTTTAATTTCTTCTGCTAAGCGCGGTGAACATCGTTTAATTTCTGTGGTGCTCGGTGCTGCCAATGACAATGCTCGTGCGACAGAAAGTCAAAAATTATTGAATTACGGGTATCAGTTCTTTGACGCGCATTTAGTCTATAAAGCTGGCGCAACGATTGCGACACAAAAAGTGTGGAAGGGTACTGAGAGCAAGCTTGCTGCGACAACCTTTCAAGATCTCTATGTGACCTTGCCAAAAGGGGATTACGCCAGAGCTAAAGCGAAAGTGATCAGCAAGCAACCTTTAATTGCGCCAGTCGCAAAAGGTCAAGAAATCGGCAGGATACAATTTGTCATCGATGAGAAAGTGGTTGATGAGCAGAAATTGCTTGCCGCAAAAGAGGTGAAAGTCGCTGGTATTTTCGGCCGACTTTGGGATAGCTTCATGTTGTTGTTTGCATAA